A window of Longimicrobium sp. genomic DNA:
AAGCCCGCCCCAACCTCGACCGTGCGGGCCTTCCCGGGCGAAAGAGGCGTCTGTACGGTACGCCCGCAGTGCCTGCACACCACGGCGGCCCGCTGGATCTGTTCGGCGCAAAAAGGGCACTGCTTCATCGCACTACCAGTTCAGGGTTCAGCATGCGGACGCGGGCGTCCGTCGTCGAAAGGTAGGCAAGGCGACGGAGGAGGTCCAGTACGAGCCCGGCTCCGCGCATGTTTCCACCTCGGCGGAGTCGATCAGCGGTGCGGCTATCGAGTTGCCCACCGCGCTCGTCGCTCATTCGATGCCACGCCCGCTCCGGCCCCACCTGTACTCGCCCTGCGCCGCGTCTCGCGACAGGTAGATCCACACGGGCCGCCGCCGGATACGCTCGCGCGGCACGAAGCCTAGGTAGCGGCTGTCCAGGGTGTTGTCGCGATTGTCGCCCAGCACGAGGTACTCCCCGGCGGGCACCACCAGCGGGCCCCAGTTGTCGCGAGACGGCTCATAATCCGGCTTCGCTCGCGCCAGAAAATCCTCCTGCCATCCCATCTGCTCGTCCACCACGTCGTTCGCGGGGTCGATGTGCTGGACGTATGGCTCGCGGCGGAGCCGGCCGTTGATGAACAGCGCCTTTCGCCGCATCTCCACGGTGTCGCCCGGGAGCGCCGCGATCCGCTGCACGCGGACGACGCCGTCTGACCCCTCGTATACTACCGGCATCGCGAGGCGGAGCCGCTGTCCGCGGATCGGGGCCGCCAGGATGTAGTCGCCCTGGAGGAGCGTGGGCTCCATTCCGGTGCTCGGCGAGACGAATGCCTGCGCCACGTGCCGGGTGATCGTCGCGTAGACCAGCGGCTGCACGATGAATGCGGCGGCGAGCCAGACCCCTACGTAGGCGTACCAGCGGTTGTACCACTTCCCCCAGAACGGATCGCGCGCCGATGCCGCCACGCGGAACGCATCCGCCGCGACGCCGAGAAAGACCAGGAGCGGGATCAGGAGAAGGAAAACGCGAAGCACCGGGACGGGAACGACCATGGTGAGGAACAACGCGCCCGCACCCATCGACGCCGCCAACAACGCCATCGCCAGTCCGCGCCCTCCGCGCCCAGCGTACACGTGCCCCAGCCCCGGCACGAGCAGGGAAAGCACGGCGGCGCCCCAGCCGCGGCGCGGCGCCAGGGGCCTGCCGAAGATTGGTTCGTCAGCGGGTTCGTGCGGCGGGGTGTCCATGCAGCGGGGAGTAGGGGAGAGGTTGGTCTGGCGGCTAATCGACTCGACTTCAGAACTGCTGGAACGTGTCGCTGCCCCTGAACCGTCTCCACTGGGCCTGCACGAACTCCCCGAACGTCCGCGGCGCGCGCGCAAAGGCCTCGTCCAGGCGAACCTCTCCACCGTATTCAGCCCCCCGCGGCCGGCTGGAGCCACGCGCGGCGAACTTCTGCGCGCCCTCGTGCAAGATGAGCTTGAGCGTGGCCGGGCTCACGTCGCTGCGGCACGCGAGCAGGTACATGAACGAGCTCTCCGCCACCCCATCCGCGTCCAGGTCCGTGACGGCGATGCTCTCCGTGAGGAACCCCGCGTACAGGTCGAACTCGCACCCTCGCTCGAAGTCGCCGGTCCGCCAGAGCAGCGATACCGCCGCGCCACGCCTTACATAGTGGTACGCGTACACCTCCGCGTCCGAACACGGCGCCTGGTCCGGCGGGCACGCTCTGCCAGGAAGCTTGCCGGTCTGAGTGAGGATGAGCGTGTTCTCGCCCAGCCGGTCCGTCCACCGCTTCGCCGCCACGGCCCTCCCCTGGTGCAGCATCGTCCGCGGAATGGA
This region includes:
- the lepB gene encoding signal peptidase I gives rise to the protein MLSLLVPGLGHVYAGRGGRGLAMALLAASMGAGALFLTMVVPVPVLRVFLLLIPLLVFLGVAADAFRVAASARDPFWGKWYNRWYAYVGVWLAAAFIVQPLVYATITRHVAQAFVSPSTGMEPTLLQGDYILAAPIRGQRLRLAMPVVYEGSDGVVRVQRIAALPGDTVEMRRKALFINGRLRREPYVQHIDPANDVVDEQMGWQEDFLARAKPDYEPSRDNWGPLVVPAGEYLVLGDNRDNTLDSRYLGFVPRERIRRRPVWIYLSRDAAQGEYRWGRSGRGIE